The nucleotide window AAAAACTAGGTTCAAGATTTACTTCTCTTTTAAAACTATTTAAAGATAATAAGAATTTAAATAGAATAATAGAAAAGATAGGTAGAAAAAAAGAAAAAGAAGAAGGTGTTTCTGAACAAGAAATAATACTTAACGAAATGGGTAAAGAATATATTCATGGTGTTACTTTAGGAAATGATATTATGAGAATATTACCTACAGAATTAGCTTATTTAGCTGACAAAGAAATTGAAGATATTTTTTACTATAAATATATAGAAAATAAATTATTATGCTATGAATTACAAGGTAATGAAATGTTAGAAAAAGAAAAGAAAGTTATAAAAGAGAAAGAAGAAAAAGGTGCAATAGTTGCAATGCTTGATACTTCAGGAAGTATGCGGTCTTATTTAGAAAAATCAAGAGCAGTATTATTACATGCTTTTAAAATTGCAAAAAAAGATAAAAGAGATATGAAAGTAATCCTTTTTGGAAGTTATGGAGAAAAAAAGTTTATTCAGTTGATAAGGCCTATGATTTTAATAAGTTTATTAATTTTATAGATCAAGGATACAATGGTGGAACAGATTTTGAAACACCGTTTAATGAAGCAATTGATATAGTAACAAAAGATGGTGGATATCAATTTGCAGATATATTTATGATAACTGATGGTGAATGTGGAATTAGTAGTTCATTAGAAAATAAGATAAAAAAGGCTAAAAAGAAACTTAATTTAAAGGTTTATACTGTAATATTTGGTGGAAGTTATTATGGATATTCAAATACAAATCATATTTCAGGTTATTGTGATGAAATAATAAATATATAGGATATTAGGATGAAAGAAAATACAAATTAATTATTTTGGTATAAATAACAAATAATGTAAATGTAGAATAAAATGTTAAAACAGTAAAAGAAACTAAAGAAGTTAAAACTAATAAAAAAAAAAATATTACCAAATAAATTTAATATAATTTTATTTGATACAGTTACTGAAATATTTAAATAATTAAGGAGGATTAAATGGTTAAAATTAAAAATTTACTTTTTGATATTGAAATAGAAATAAATGAAGATAAAAAAACAAAAAAAATAAATGCAAATTCTAAAAAAACTGAGGTAAAATCAGAGATAAAGTCTATAAAAAATACGGAAAAAACTGGGGCTGGAATATTTGAAGATATGGTAGTTGTAAATGGAGGTAAGTATAAGCCAAGTTTTAGAGTAGATGAAGTAAAAGTCATAGATTTAGAAGTTTCTAAATATCAGGTAACAAATAATTTATGGAATAGAATTATGAAAAATACTAGTGGTGATATGTCACCAGTAGTAGAGATAACATATTGGGAAGCATTAGAGTTTTGTAATAAACTAAGTAAAAAATATGGATTAAAACCAGTATATAAAATTAATCGTAATAAGCTATCAATTAAAATATTAGAATTAGATGGTAAAGAGGTAGCTCCTGGAAAAGCAGATTTTTCAAAAACTGAAGGATTTAGATTACCAACTGAAGTTGAGTGGGAATGGTTTGCAAGAGGAGGAGAAGTAGCTATACAAAACAATACATTTGATTATAATTATTCAGTAAGTAATACTGTTGGTATAGTTGGAGTGAA belongs to Pseudostreptobacillus hongkongensis and includes:
- a CDS encoding formylglycine-generating enzyme family protein gives rise to the protein MVKIKNLLFDIEIEINEDKKTKKINANSKKTEVKSEIKSIKNTEKTGAGIFEDMVVVNGGKYKPSFRVDEVKVIDLEVSKYQVTNNLWNRIMKNTSGDMSPVVEITYWEALEFCNKLSKKYGLKPVYKINRNKLSIKILELDGKEVAPGKADFSKTEGFRLPTEVEWEWFARGGEVAIQNNTFDYNYSVSNTVGIVGVNNQFKNVGTKKPNQLGIYDCSGDVWEWCYDTWEQNVYTKKGFIYDESKREHVLRGGSHRRSFFDNTRSHSVSFFGIIFDTLRYGSFRVVRTL